One part of the Sphingobacterium sp. LZ7M1 genome encodes these proteins:
- a CDS encoding APC family permease, with translation MEENKQEFKKSLGLLDATMLVAGSMIGSGIFIVSSDIARNTGSAGWLMIVWAISGFMTLAAAISYGELSSMFPKAGGQYVYLKEAYGPLVSFTFGWTFFAVIQTATIAAVGVAFAKFTAYLFPSLDEDVYLLTIGTYHISSAQVLAIGVILLLTFINTLGVQNGKVVQTTLTLIKILSLVLAVLFGFAAFDLEVWNHNWNSADTWNLSRLAVEGTKSDYTFLAGLGAISAGLVGALFSSDSWHSSSAVAGEIKNPQRNIGLSLALGTIIVTVIYLLTNLMYTGVLQMEEMASAPKDRVAMVAAQEIFGPIGITVLAIMIMVSTFGCNNGLIMAGARIYYSMAKDGLFFKKTKELNKHAVPSYALWLQGIIACLWCLTGKYGDLLDMITCVVVIFYVLCIIGIFILRKNRPDLPRPYKALGYPIIPAIYILLGVSFILLLVFYKPQFTWPGIIITLLGIPIYFIVKSKKSSL, from the coding sequence ATGGAAGAAAACAAACAGGAGTTTAAGAAGTCATTGGGCCTATTGGATGCAACCATGTTGGTGGCCGGTAGTATGATTGGATCCGGTATTTTCATTGTTTCGTCAGATATCGCCAGGAATACAGGTTCTGCAGGATGGCTGATGATCGTGTGGGCGATATCTGGGTTTATGACTTTGGCAGCAGCAATTAGTTATGGGGAGTTGAGCTCGATGTTTCCAAAAGCTGGAGGGCAATATGTTTATCTGAAAGAAGCTTATGGCCCATTGGTCAGCTTTACATTTGGTTGGACTTTTTTTGCTGTGATCCAGACCGCTACCATTGCTGCGGTTGGAGTTGCATTTGCAAAGTTTACAGCCTATTTGTTCCCAAGCTTGGACGAGGATGTCTATTTGCTGACCATCGGGACCTATCATATTTCATCGGCACAGGTGCTGGCTATCGGCGTAATACTTTTACTGACCTTTATCAATACCCTAGGCGTACAGAACGGGAAAGTCGTGCAGACAACATTGACCCTCATCAAAATCTTGAGTTTGGTCTTGGCCGTCTTGTTTGGGTTTGCAGCCTTTGATCTAGAAGTATGGAATCACAATTGGAATAGTGCCGATACCTGGAACCTGAGCCGCTTAGCCGTGGAGGGAACTAAATCTGATTATACCTTTCTAGCAGGATTAGGAGCTATTTCAGCAGGTTTGGTTGGTGCTTTGTTCAGCAGTGACTCCTGGCACTCTTCATCTGCAGTTGCTGGTGAGATTAAAAACCCGCAAAGGAATATAGGTTTGAGCTTAGCATTAGGGACCATTATCGTCACGGTAATTTACCTATTGACCAACTTAATGTATACTGGGGTCCTTCAAATGGAGGAAATGGCAAGTGCTCCTAAGGATAGGGTAGCGATGGTTGCCGCCCAAGAGATATTTGGTCCGATCGGAATCACGGTCCTTGCTATTATGATTATGGTAAGTACGTTTGGTTGTAATAATGGTCTGATCATGGCCGGTGCCAGGATCTATTATTCCATGGCAAAGGATGGTTTATTCTTTAAAAAGACAAAAGAGCTTAACAAACATGCAGTGCCTAGCTATGCGCTTTGGCTGCAAGGGATTATCGCTTGTCTATGGTGCCTGACAGGAAAATATGGTGATCTCTTGGATATGATCACCTGTGTAGTGGTTATTTTCTATGTCCTTTGCATCATCGGGATTTTTATTCTTAGAAAAAACAGACCTGATTTACCAAGACCATACAAAGCTTTGGGATATCCCATAATCCCCGCAATTTATATTCTATTGGGAGTATCCTTTATATTGTTACTTGTCTTTTACAAACCACAGTTTACTTGGCCGGGAATAATTATTACATTATTAGGCATACCGATTTATTTTATTGTAAAGTCTAAAAAATCGTCACTATGA
- a CDS encoding 4-hydroxyproline epimerase, whose amino-acid sequence MKKTFFCIDSHTCGCPVRLVAGGGPYLNGNSMMERRLHFMEEYDWIRKGLMFEPRGHDMMSGSILYPPIDPNNDTGVLYIETSGCLPMCGHGTIGTVTIAIEEGLVIPKVPGKLRLETPAGLILIDYVQEGPKVKTVKLTNVKSFLYKSELTVDCPDLGEIVADVAYGGNFYAIVDPQKNFRDISDFSASQLIHYGKLIRSLLNEKYEFIHPENENIYGLSHIQWTGKPTKENSTGRNAVLVGENALDRSPCGTGTSARMAQWYAKGKLKPGDEFVHESYIGSQFIGRIEEETQLAGHAAIVPSVEGWAIITGYSQIIIDDMDPYKEGFQVM is encoded by the coding sequence ATGAAGAAAACATTTTTTTGTATTGATTCCCATACCTGCGGTTGCCCTGTGCGGTTAGTAGCTGGAGGTGGTCCATATTTGAACGGGAATTCCATGATGGAACGCAGGCTCCATTTTATGGAGGAGTATGATTGGATCAGAAAAGGGTTGATGTTTGAGCCTAGAGGCCATGATATGATGAGTGGTAGCATTCTTTATCCACCTATCGACCCTAATAATGATACGGGTGTACTCTATATAGAAACCAGTGGTTGCTTGCCGATGTGTGGCCATGGGACCATTGGAACTGTTACCATAGCCATAGAGGAAGGATTGGTGATTCCGAAAGTGCCGGGAAAGCTTAGATTGGAAACTCCTGCAGGATTGATCTTGATTGATTATGTGCAGGAAGGCCCAAAGGTCAAAACAGTAAAGTTGACCAATGTGAAATCCTTTTTATATAAATCAGAATTGACAGTGGACTGTCCGGATTTAGGGGAGATTGTTGCTGATGTTGCATACGGAGGTAATTTTTATGCGATTGTAGATCCTCAGAAGAACTTTAGGGATATCAGTGATTTCTCCGCTAGCCAATTGATCCATTATGGCAAGTTGATCCGTTCCCTGTTGAATGAGAAGTATGAATTTATCCATCCTGAGAATGAAAATATTTATGGTTTGAGCCATATTCAATGGACCGGGAAACCGACCAAGGAGAACTCTACAGGTAGAAATGCGGTATTGGTAGGTGAGAATGCTCTCGATCGCTCACCTTGTGGAACAGGGACTTCAGCTCGCATGGCGCAATGGTATGCAAAAGGGAAATTAAAGCCAGGAGATGAATTTGTCCATGAAAGTTATATAGGCTCGCAATTTATTGGGCGGATTGAGGAAGAGACCCAATTGGCGGGTCATGCTGCCATCGTTCCATCAGTAGAAGGGTGGGCAATCATTACGGGATATAGTCAGATCATCATAGATGATATGGACCCGTATAAAGAAGGATTTCAAGTTATGTAA
- a CDS encoding aldehyde dehydrogenase (NADP(+)) has protein sequence MNQKKEYLDKCVELAVEAYQFLKSTTVRDRAKFMHAVADRIESIGTELIETANQETSLPFPRLEGEKARTVWQWRSYANAISNGLYSEARIDLANPEKGKNDIRKYNLGIGPVVVFGASNFPFAFSTAGGDTASALAAGCPVIVKGHSGHEKTSTVMAKAITEVVKEFGWPEGVFNHILGNEVEGAKEKIGAYLVAQQGIKAVGFTGSYWGGKALFDIANQREEPIPVFAEMGSINPVFAFGNILEEKAEALAKEYASSLTLGVGQFCTNPGLFIAVKGEALERFKSSLHDAIAAINSAHMLNQGIYSHFEKNKDLLSSQAEVAILSESNSIAESGQGRPRVALTSAANFLTNEVLAEEVFGPFGLLIEADSISEVEKIARNLKGQLTITIAGTEKDAEENKTILNIIKDKAGRLLFNGMPTGVEVVYAMQHGGPFPSSTDPRFTSVGPDSIKRFLRPLAFQNWPDQFLPAELKNGNPLAINRLVDGTSTKDSINANQ, from the coding sequence ATGAACCAAAAAAAAGAATACTTAGATAAATGTGTAGAGCTGGCTGTTGAGGCGTATCAATTTTTAAAGTCCACTACGGTTAGAGATCGGGCCAAGTTTATGCATGCTGTAGCAGATCGAATTGAAAGTATAGGGACGGAATTGATCGAGACAGCAAATCAGGAGACTTCCTTACCTTTTCCTCGTTTGGAGGGCGAGAAGGCAAGGACCGTCTGGCAATGGCGCAGTTATGCAAATGCGATTTCCAATGGCCTGTACAGTGAGGCGAGGATTGACTTAGCAAATCCAGAAAAAGGAAAGAATGATATTCGCAAATACAATCTAGGCATTGGGCCAGTGGTTGTATTTGGGGCTAGCAACTTTCCTTTTGCTTTTTCAACCGCAGGTGGAGATACCGCAAGTGCCCTAGCTGCAGGATGCCCAGTCATTGTAAAAGGTCATTCGGGGCACGAGAAAACCTCTACGGTTATGGCCAAGGCAATCACGGAAGTCGTAAAGGAATTTGGATGGCCTGAGGGTGTCTTCAACCATATCCTTGGCAATGAAGTTGAAGGTGCCAAAGAGAAGATAGGCGCTTATTTGGTTGCTCAGCAAGGTATTAAAGCGGTGGGTTTTACCGGTTCCTATTGGGGAGGAAAAGCCCTGTTTGATATTGCGAACCAGAGGGAAGAACCCATTCCTGTCTTTGCGGAAATGGGAAGCATCAATCCAGTATTTGCCTTCGGGAATATATTGGAGGAGAAAGCAGAAGCTTTGGCAAAGGAATACGCATCATCCTTAACCTTGGGAGTAGGGCAGTTTTGTACCAATCCAGGATTGTTCATTGCGGTGAAAGGGGAAGCATTGGAGCGATTTAAATCGAGCCTGCATGATGCGATTGCCGCGATCAATTCAGCCCATATGCTGAATCAAGGGATCTATTCACATTTTGAGAAAAACAAGGATCTATTGAGCAGTCAAGCTGAGGTTGCTATACTTTCAGAGTCGAATTCTATTGCTGAATCTGGCCAGGGCCGACCAAGGGTAGCCTTGACCTCCGCAGCGAATTTCTTGACCAATGAAGTTTTGGCTGAGGAAGTTTTCGGTCCGTTTGGATTATTGATAGAAGCAGATTCCATTTCAGAAGTAGAGAAAATCGCAAGAAACCTAAAAGGACAATTGACGATAACTATTGCTGGAACGGAAAAAGATGCTGAAGAAAATAAGACGATATTAAACATCATAAAAGATAAGGCCGGAAGGCTATTGTTCAATGGAATGCCAACCGGGGTTGAGGTCGTGTATGCGATGCAGCATGGCGGGCCTTTCCCTTCGAGTACAGATCCAAGGTTTACCTCGGTAGGACCTGATTCCATTAAGCGGTTTTTACGTCCATTGGCATTTCAGAACTGGCCAGATCAGTTTCTTCCAGCTGAACTGAAAAATGGCAATCCCCTTGCGATCAATCGCCTTGTGGATGGTACGAGTACTAAGGATTCCATAAATGCAAACCAATAG
- a CDS encoding AraC family transcriptional regulator, with protein sequence MKPIQYNVPVPKDRTVFVQEDILDKFYPYMHRHVEYQIIMIVAGSGQLLVDDNLHNFQQGDIFLVGSNQAHVFKNDQSSEGIRSVSVFFNLEGALLNLLNLPELSVLMEFISNNCRGFQVPKQHLAPIRRRIEVLKRSDRMDQLVNFFYLLKSLNMVSADLTPLSGVSHYETDAFGGFKINSLCRFIEENFKENISLCDVAEKANLTPQAFCRYFKKCTGKTFVSYLNEIRVREACRLLGNDKYDCVSIIAYSSGFNSITNFNRVFRSVIGTSPKEYALNYKNFLYQ encoded by the coding sequence ATGAAACCAATACAATATAATGTACCAGTTCCTAAGGATAGGACGGTATTTGTGCAGGAAGACATATTAGATAAGTTTTATCCGTATATGCATCGTCATGTTGAGTATCAGATTATTATGATTGTAGCTGGTAGCGGTCAACTGTTGGTTGATGACAATCTTCATAATTTTCAACAGGGTGATATCTTTTTGGTTGGTTCCAATCAAGCTCATGTTTTCAAGAATGACCAAAGTTCAGAAGGGATAAGGTCTGTTTCCGTATTTTTCAATCTAGAGGGCGCCTTGCTTAATTTGTTAAATTTGCCTGAGTTGAGCGTATTAATGGAATTCATCAGCAATAACTGTAGAGGTTTTCAGGTTCCAAAACAGCATTTAGCTCCGATACGGAGAAGAATCGAGGTTTTGAAACGATCTGATAGGATGGACCAATTGGTGAACTTCTTTTATCTGTTAAAATCGTTAAATATGGTCTCTGCTGATTTGACGCCACTTTCAGGGGTTTCTCATTATGAAACAGATGCCTTTGGTGGTTTCAAGATCAATTCTTTATGTAGGTTTATTGAGGAAAATTTTAAAGAGAACATTTCCTTATGTGATGTGGCAGAAAAGGCAAACCTAACCCCACAGGCATTCTGTAGATATTTCAAGAAATGCACGGGAAAGACTTTTGTATCCTATTTAAATGAAATCCGGGTTCGTGAAGCCTGTCGTTTATTAGGTAATGATAAATATGATTGTGTTTCCATTATAGCTTACAGCAGTGGATTTAACAGCATCACCAATTTCAATCGAGTATTTCGGAGTGTTATCGGCACCTCACCCAAGGAATATGCATTAAACTACAAGAACTTTTTATATCAATAA
- a CDS encoding dihydrodipicolinate synthase family protein, which produces MAQLNWKGIYPAVLTPFKENGEIDFEMFAKNTEAQISAGVHGIIIAGTLGDAAVLDNDEKFELLSYAKKVVAGRIPLILNIAENTTKNAVDFAKKAKELGADGLMLLPPMRYKADDREVVEYFKAVASATDLPILIYNNPVDYATYVSLSMFEELKDYPSIQAVKESTRDLSNITRMKNKFGDRFKVLGGVDTISLETVLLGADGLVAGLVDAFPRETMAMYNYALDGEIEKAIEIYRWFMPLLELDIHPKLIQYIKLAATAEGICTPHVRAPRLPLVGEEATRINKIIADGIASRPVLN; this is translated from the coding sequence ATGGCTCAATTAAATTGGAAAGGAATTTATCCTGCTGTTTTGACTCCATTTAAGGAGAATGGAGAAATTGATTTTGAAATGTTTGCCAAAAACACGGAGGCGCAGATTTCTGCGGGTGTTCATGGGATCATTATTGCGGGAACTCTGGGAGATGCTGCTGTACTAGACAATGATGAAAAATTTGAATTGCTCTCTTATGCGAAAAAAGTTGTTGCTGGAAGAATTCCACTAATTCTGAATATTGCGGAAAATACGACCAAAAATGCGGTTGACTTTGCAAAAAAAGCAAAGGAACTTGGCGCGGATGGTTTGATGTTACTGCCTCCAATGCGTTATAAAGCAGATGACCGTGAAGTGGTAGAATACTTTAAGGCTGTTGCCAGCGCGACTGACCTACCTATCTTAATTTACAATAACCCTGTTGATTATGCGACCTACGTTTCATTGAGCATGTTTGAAGAATTGAAGGATTACCCAAGTATTCAAGCGGTGAAAGAATCAACCAGAGACTTGTCAAACATTACCAGAATGAAGAATAAGTTTGGCGATCGCTTTAAGGTTTTGGGTGGTGTAGATACTATTTCATTGGAAACAGTACTCCTTGGTGCCGATGGATTGGTCGCAGGATTGGTTGATGCTTTTCCAAGAGAAACCATGGCAATGTACAATTATGCCCTGGATGGTGAAATTGAAAAAGCCATTGAAATCTATAGATGGTTTATGCCATTGTTAGAGTTGGATATCCATCCAAAACTTATCCAGTACATCAAATTAGCTGCTACAGCTGAAGGAATCTGTACACCGCATGTTCGTGCGCCAAGGTTGCCTTTGGTAGGTGAAGAAGCGACAAGAATAAACAAGATAATTGCTGATGGCATTGCAAGTCGTCCGGTTTTGAATTAA
- a CDS encoding DUF885 family protein encodes MKNRKNIDLKSFIGIGIIAMTSATTFAQESGLYDHTTPIEPYIIQYRNDLQAINYFYGPMPKGWGFQSAAASPEQIGRLLLLDQDYEKKLQQFDYKKLNTNGQVDYILLNRKIKRNIEDLKSNQTAYNRVKGYLPFADSILEFEKKRRRGGAVDAKEVATAFENASSQVDQELKKLEGVKAIPSADVEYLESILESLKLRLESSFDFYNGYEPLFSWWVPKSHDRLQEKLKEYKELIASKSDLKAFDDGSNIAGKRVGKDVLNKMLKDEMISYNADELLKIADKEWQWCVAELLKASKEMGFGEDWKKAQEKVKNSYVPEGKQPELINELYDKAMNFINEKKLIDIPPLADETWGMIMMTPERQLVNPFFTGGREISISYPTNTMTYDQKMMSMRGNNPHFSLGTVQHELIPGHHLQYFMNRRYKPYREQNFNTPFWTEGWTLYWELLLYRMGFPKTPEERIGMLFWRMHRCARITFSIKFHIGEWTPQQCIDYLVNQVGHEPANAHGEVKRSFEGSYDPLYQLAYMIGGLQLLSISDEMVGSGKMTYKDFHDRVIKENYMPMEMLRAILTNQNLNPDHQSSWKFYKF; translated from the coding sequence ATGAAAAACCGGAAAAACATAGACCTTAAATCATTTATTGGAATTGGAATTATCGCTATGACTAGTGCTACAACATTTGCTCAAGAAAGTGGCTTGTACGATCATACCACTCCCATTGAACCTTACATCATACAATACAGAAACGACCTGCAGGCCATCAATTATTTTTATGGACCGATGCCGAAAGGTTGGGGATTTCAGAGTGCGGCAGCTTCTCCTGAACAAATAGGCAGGTTACTTCTGCTAGATCAGGATTACGAAAAGAAACTGCAGCAGTTTGACTATAAAAAACTCAATACCAATGGTCAGGTCGATTATATTTTACTGAACAGAAAAATCAAAAGGAATATTGAGGACCTTAAATCCAATCAAACCGCATATAACCGTGTGAAGGGTTACCTGCCTTTTGCAGATAGCATCCTTGAATTTGAGAAGAAAAGAAGACGTGGTGGAGCAGTGGATGCAAAGGAGGTAGCAACCGCTTTTGAAAATGCATCATCTCAAGTTGATCAAGAACTTAAGAAATTGGAAGGGGTAAAGGCTATTCCTTCTGCAGATGTAGAATATTTAGAAAGCATCTTAGAATCTCTTAAATTAAGATTGGAAAGCTCATTCGACTTCTATAATGGCTATGAACCCCTGTTTTCTTGGTGGGTTCCAAAATCCCATGATCGATTACAGGAAAAATTAAAGGAGTATAAAGAACTTATAGCCTCGAAATCAGATTTGAAGGCTTTTGATGATGGCAGTAACATCGCTGGCAAACGCGTTGGCAAGGATGTGTTAAATAAAATGCTGAAGGATGAAATGATTTCCTATAATGCCGATGAGCTCCTGAAAATTGCTGATAAGGAATGGCAATGGTGTGTTGCAGAACTTTTGAAGGCTTCCAAGGAGATGGGCTTTGGCGAAGATTGGAAGAAAGCTCAGGAAAAAGTAAAGAACTCTTATGTCCCTGAAGGAAAGCAACCTGAATTGATCAATGAACTGTATGATAAAGCCATGAACTTTATCAATGAAAAGAAATTGATCGATATTCCACCCTTGGCGGATGAAACTTGGGGAATGATCATGATGACACCAGAACGTCAGTTGGTCAATCCGTTCTTCACGGGCGGTCGAGAGATCAGTATTTCCTATCCAACCAATACCATGACCTACGACCAGAAAATGATGAGCATGCGTGGAAATAATCCACATTTCTCCCTAGGAACCGTTCAACATGAATTGATCCCTGGGCATCATCTACAGTATTTTATGAACCGCCGGTATAAACCCTATAGAGAACAGAACTTCAATACCCCTTTTTGGACGGAAGGCTGGACCTTGTATTGGGAGCTGCTATTGTATAGAATGGGATTCCCGAAAACACCAGAAGAGCGGATAGGGATGCTGTTCTGGAGGATGCACCGTTGTGCAAGGATAACCTTCAGTATCAAATTCCATATCGGAGAATGGACTCCACAACAATGCATAGATTATTTGGTAAATCAAGTAGGACATGAGCCTGCAAATGCCCATGGCGAAGTAAAAAGATCCTTTGAAGGTTCTTACGATCCTTTATATCAATTGGCCTATATGATCGGCGGTTTGCAATTGTTGAGCATCAGCGATGAAATGGTAGGCTCAGGTAAGATGACCTATAAAGATTTTCATGACCGTGTGATCAAAGAAAACTATATGCCTATGGAGATGCTGCGGGCTATATTGACCAATCAAAACCTGAACCCTGACCATCAATCTTCTTGGAAATTCTATAAATTCTAA
- a CDS encoding FAD-binding oxidoreductase: MSKNHKGNVVIIGAGIAGLSTAYYLLKDGWQVTVLEKDIGKNNCSYGNAGMIVPSHFTPLAAPGMVAQGVKWMLNSKSPFYVRPSLNLGLIDWGLKFLKYANEKHVERNAEAIRDLNLESSKLYDQLATEEGLDFELRQNGILMMYKSKDVEHEEIELAEKANRLGLDTQVLDRNGVQELEPNLKVDTLGAILYKCDGIMYPPKLMQELTTYLVNHGVEFHYATEVNGFETSGNKIKSAVTNKGNFQADEFVVTGGAALGKIGAKLHLKLPLMPGKGYSFMFNPEEGTSMNHAALLLEARVAVTPMNNQIRFSGTMELGPANDKIYQNRVKGIVESIPKYYPDIQIDYPNDIWFGYRPCSPDGLPYLGRTKKYSNVSIAGGGGMMGLSLGPAFGKSIARILSNEKIESNISGFNPDRFQ; encoded by the coding sequence GTGTCAAAAAACCATAAAGGAAATGTAGTTATTATCGGGGCTGGGATTGCAGGTCTATCAACAGCATATTATTTATTAAAAGATGGTTGGCAAGTCACTGTCTTGGAGAAGGACATTGGCAAGAACAATTGTTCCTATGGCAATGCGGGCATGATTGTTCCAAGTCATTTTACACCTTTGGCAGCACCTGGAATGGTAGCCCAAGGAGTAAAATGGATGCTGAACAGTAAGAGCCCGTTTTATGTTAGGCCATCATTGAACCTCGGGTTGATCGACTGGGGACTGAAATTTCTAAAATATGCCAATGAGAAGCATGTAGAAAGGAATGCTGAAGCAATCCGTGATTTGAATCTGGAAAGCAGTAAGTTATATGATCAGTTAGCTACAGAAGAAGGTCTTGACTTTGAGCTGAGGCAGAACGGCATTTTGATGATGTACAAATCAAAAGATGTCGAGCATGAGGAAATAGAATTGGCAGAAAAGGCGAACCGATTAGGATTAGATACTCAGGTTTTAGATCGGAATGGCGTGCAAGAATTAGAACCGAACCTAAAGGTCGATACATTGGGTGCTATTCTTTATAAGTGCGATGGAATTATGTATCCACCTAAATTAATGCAGGAATTGACAACCTATCTTGTCAATCATGGAGTGGAATTTCATTATGCAACTGAAGTTAATGGATTTGAGACCAGTGGAAATAAAATCAAATCCGCAGTGACCAACAAAGGAAACTTTCAAGCAGATGAGTTTGTGGTAACTGGAGGAGCAGCATTGGGCAAGATAGGTGCTAAATTACACTTGAAATTGCCACTGATGCCTGGTAAAGGCTATTCCTTTATGTTCAATCCAGAGGAAGGCACCTCGATGAATCATGCAGCACTTTTGCTCGAAGCAAGGGTTGCCGTTACACCAATGAACAATCAAATTCGATTTAGTGGTACCATGGAATTGGGCCCTGCGAATGATAAAATCTACCAGAACAGGGTTAAAGGAATCGTTGAATCTATCCCAAAATACTATCCTGATATTCAAATTGACTATCCAAACGATATATGGTTTGGATATAGACCATGTTCGCCAGATGGGCTTCCTTATTTAGGGAGGACCAAGAAATACAGCAATGTAAGCATTGCCGGGGGCGGAGGTATGATGGGCCTAAGTTTGGGGCCTGCCTTTGGTAAAAGCATAGCAAGGATCTTATCCAATGAAAAGATAGAATCGAATATTTCGGGCTTTAATCCGGACCGATTCCAGTAG